A region of Subtercola boreus DNA encodes the following proteins:
- the fmt gene encoding methionyl-tRNA formyltransferase, with translation MRLVFAGTPEVATPTLRRLAADHEVVAVITRLDAPQGRKRVLTPSPVATLADELGLPVIKANRLDDEVTARIAALDADLGVIVAYGGFVREPLLSTPRLGWINLHFSLLPRWRGAAPVQHAVIAGDSVTGASVFQLVAGMDAGPVFQSIRTPIGAHQSAGSLLDALAVDGAALVAEVVAGLAEGTAVSAEQRGEPTLAPKLGIEDARLDWTRSSAEIYQRLRGVTPEPGAFTTIAGERFKILEAEPARDTPPLPPGRIRLDGRSPVVGTADAPLRLVRVQPSGKKPMAAADWWRGVGSGAADDSTIEVVAE, from the coding sequence GTGAGACTTGTCTTCGCCGGAACCCCTGAGGTTGCGACCCCCACCCTCCGCCGCCTGGCTGCCGACCACGAGGTCGTTGCCGTGATCACCCGGTTGGATGCTCCCCAGGGCCGGAAGCGCGTGCTCACCCCGTCGCCCGTCGCCACCCTGGCCGACGAGCTCGGCCTCCCGGTCATCAAGGCGAACCGGCTCGACGACGAGGTCACCGCGCGGATCGCTGCCCTCGATGCCGACCTGGGCGTGATCGTCGCGTACGGAGGTTTTGTGCGGGAGCCCCTGCTCAGCACGCCCCGGCTCGGCTGGATCAACCTGCACTTCTCGCTGCTGCCGCGCTGGCGTGGGGCGGCCCCGGTGCAGCACGCGGTCATCGCGGGCGACTCCGTGACCGGGGCATCCGTGTTCCAACTCGTCGCAGGAATGGATGCCGGACCGGTGTTCCAGAGCATCCGCACCCCGATCGGTGCCCACCAGAGCGCGGGCAGCCTGCTCGATGCGTTGGCCGTCGACGGCGCGGCACTGGTCGCCGAGGTCGTGGCCGGCCTGGCCGAAGGCACCGCGGTCTCGGCCGAACAGCGGGGCGAACCCACCCTGGCCCCGAAGCTCGGCATCGAGGATGCCCGGCTCGACTGGACTCGAAGCTCGGCCGAGATCTACCAGCGCCTCCGCGGCGTCACACCCGAACCGGGTGCGTTCACGACGATCGCGGGCGAGCGCTTCAAGATACTGGAGGCGGAACCCGCCCGCGACACGCCCCCTCTGCCGCCCGGGCGCATCCGCCTCGACGGCCGGTCGCCGGTGGTCGGCACGGCCGACGCGCCTCTCCGACTCGTTCGTGTGCAACCATCGGGGAAGAAGCCGATGGCGGCAGCGGACTGGTGGCGCGGCGTCGGAAGCGGTGCCGCAGACGATTCGACGATCGAGGTGGTGGCGGAATGA
- a CDS encoding RsmB/NOP family class I SAM-dependent RNA methyltransferase, whose translation MSGTNDGGSGGTGGTGGTGSGAANSGAPGERPKHGRRGANQGRSSSPGRDTPGRDTPGRDTASRDRGRGHGAGRDRSGTAPGPRERTQSATAVQPARRIAFEVIRAVREDDAYANLLLPTKLARAKLNTADAGLATELTYGTLRLRGYYDRVIELAANRPIDEIDGPLVDVLELAAHQLLSLRVASHAAVNEAVELARVVASRSSTGFVNGVLRTITRSTPEEWQDRVLGSAQGDDGRLEVLYSHPSWIIRAFRRALLTDGATADEAEVDLVALLEADNEPAKLGLVALPGLATRDEIGVDGHPAPYSPFGFITESGDPRDIPEVKAGTVRVQDEGSQLAALALSRAQPIRKGERWLDLCAGPGGKSAVLAAEAREGGAVLTANEPVPARAELVRNALAAIPDPPVVWELDGTTVGESHPGEFDRILVDAPCTGLGALRRRPEARWRKSPKDVAELVVLQSKLIDSAMAALKPGGILAYLTCSPHVAETRGQATDALKRHAGTLEPLATQATLQALADTPLVLGTDETQAQLWPHVHGTDAMFIALFRKL comes from the coding sequence ATGAGCGGCACGAATGACGGCGGCAGCGGCGGAACGGGCGGCACCGGCGGCACCGGAAGCGGTGCGGCGAACAGCGGCGCCCCGGGCGAGCGGCCGAAGCACGGCCGCCGGGGTGCCAACCAGGGCCGGAGCTCCAGCCCCGGCCGCGACACGCCCGGCCGAGACACGCCCGGCCGGGACACCGCGAGCCGCGACCGTGGCCGCGGCCACGGGGCAGGGCGCGACCGCTCCGGCACCGCGCCGGGCCCGCGGGAACGCACGCAGAGCGCGACAGCCGTGCAGCCCGCGCGGCGGATCGCGTTTGAGGTGATCCGGGCTGTCCGTGAAGACGACGCCTACGCCAACCTGCTGCTGCCGACGAAACTCGCCCGCGCGAAGCTCAACACGGCCGACGCGGGGCTTGCGACCGAACTCACGTACGGAACGCTCCGGCTCCGCGGTTACTACGACCGGGTCATCGAGCTCGCTGCCAACCGCCCCATCGACGAGATCGACGGCCCGCTCGTCGATGTGCTCGAACTCGCCGCCCACCAACTTCTGTCCCTCCGCGTGGCGAGTCACGCCGCGGTGAACGAGGCCGTCGAACTCGCCCGGGTGGTCGCGTCCCGGTCGTCCACCGGCTTCGTCAACGGTGTGCTCCGCACGATCACCCGCTCGACTCCCGAAGAGTGGCAGGACAGGGTGCTGGGCAGTGCCCAGGGTGACGACGGCCGACTCGAGGTGCTGTACTCGCATCCGTCCTGGATCATCCGCGCGTTCCGTCGCGCGCTCCTCACCGACGGCGCGACCGCCGACGAGGCCGAGGTCGACCTCGTCGCACTGCTCGAAGCCGACAACGAACCCGCGAAGCTCGGCCTGGTCGCCCTGCCCGGGCTCGCAACCCGGGACGAGATCGGGGTGGACGGGCATCCGGCGCCCTATTCACCGTTCGGATTCATCACCGAATCAGGTGACCCGCGCGACATCCCCGAAGTGAAGGCCGGCACTGTGCGCGTGCAGGATGAGGGATCGCAGCTCGCGGCCCTCGCCCTCAGCAGAGCCCAGCCGATCAGGAAGGGCGAACGCTGGCTCGACCTCTGCGCCGGCCCCGGCGGCAAATCGGCCGTTCTCGCCGCGGAGGCACGCGAAGGCGGAGCCGTGCTCACGGCCAATGAGCCCGTTCCGGCCCGCGCCGAACTCGTGCGGAACGCCCTGGCTGCGATACCCGACCCGCCCGTCGTCTGGGAGCTCGACGGCACCACCGTCGGCGAGAGCCACCCCGGCGAGTTCGACCGCATCCTCGTCGACGCCCCCTGCACCGGCCTCGGAGCACTCAGGCGCCGGCCCGAAGCACGCTGGCGCAAGTCCCCGAAAGACGTCGCCGAACTCGTCGTGCTCCAGTCGAAGCTCATCGACTCGGCCATGGCGGCCCTAAAGCCCGGCGGCATCCTCGCCTACCTCACCTGTTCGCCGCACGTCGCCGAGACGCGTGGGCAGGCGACGGATGCCCTGAAGCGCCATGCCGGAACTCTGGAGCCGCTCGCCACCCAGGCCACGCTCCAGGCCCTCGCAGACACGCCCCTCGTGCTCGGCACCGACGAAACCCAGGCGCAGCTCTGGCCGCACGTGCACGGCACCGACGCGATGTTCATCGCCCTGTTCCGAAAGCTCTGA
- the rpe gene encoding ribulose-phosphate 3-epimerase, translating into MPVRIDPSILAADFANLQAEIDRVATADLIHVDVMDNHFVPNLTLGLPVVESLQKVSPLPLDLHLMISDADRWAPVYAETGAFSVTFHAEAAVDAVATAKRLREIGARAGLAVKPGTDIAPYLDLLADFDMLLIMTVEPGFGGQSFMADTMPKLTAAREAVQRSGLDVWLQVDGGISEKTIEIAAAAGADTFVAGSSVFGAENAAAQISLLRELAGKHSHGSPVT; encoded by the coding sequence GTGCCCGTGAGAATCGACCCCAGCATCCTCGCCGCCGACTTCGCCAACCTCCAGGCCGAGATCGACCGCGTCGCCACCGCCGACCTGATCCACGTCGACGTGATGGACAATCACTTCGTGCCGAACCTGACCCTCGGGCTCCCGGTCGTCGAAAGTCTGCAGAAGGTCTCTCCGCTGCCGCTCGACCTGCACCTGATGATCAGCGATGCCGACCGCTGGGCACCCGTCTACGCCGAGACCGGGGCGTTCTCCGTCACCTTCCACGCCGAGGCTGCGGTGGATGCCGTGGCCACCGCGAAGCGTCTCCGTGAGATCGGCGCCCGGGCCGGTCTCGCCGTGAAGCCGGGCACGGACATCGCGCCCTACCTCGACCTGCTGGCCGATTTCGACATGCTGCTCATCATGACCGTCGAGCCCGGTTTCGGTGGCCAGTCGTTCATGGCCGACACGATGCCGAAGCTCACCGCTGCCCGCGAGGCCGTGCAGAGGAGCGGTCTCGACGTGTGGCTGCAGGTCGACGGTGGCATCAGCGAGAAGACGATCGAGATCGCCGCGGCGGCCGGTGCCGACACGTTCGTCGCCGGTTCCAGTGTCTTCGGCGCCGAGAACGCCGCCGCGCAGATCAGCCTGCTGCGGGAGCTCGCCGGGAAGCACAGCCACGGAAGCCCGGTAACCTAG
- a CDS encoding phosphoribosyl-ATP diphosphatase, which translates to MKTFDSLFEELQQKQQLRPEGSGTVRELDAGVHAIGKKIVEEAAEVWMAAEFQSLDETAEEISQLLYHLQVMMLAKGLSPADVYKHL; encoded by the coding sequence GTGAAGACCTTCGACTCCCTGTTCGAGGAACTGCAGCAGAAGCAGCAGCTCCGCCCCGAGGGCTCCGGCACGGTGCGCGAACTCGACGCCGGCGTGCATGCCATCGGCAAGAAGATCGTCGAAGAGGCCGCCGAGGTGTGGATGGCCGCCGAATTCCAGAGCCTCGACGAGACGGCGGAGGAGATCTCCCAGCTGCTCTACCATCTGCAGGTGATGATGCTGGCGAAGGGCCTCAGCCCCGCCGACGTGTACAAGCACCTGTAA
- the hisG gene encoding ATP phosphoribosyltransferase, with protein MLKIAVPNKGSLSETAAQMLAEAGYHGRRDPRELVTQDPRNNVEFFYLRPRDIATYVGSGALDVGITGRDLLLDSESPATEVAELNFGESTFRFAAPGGRFDSLDQLQGLRVATSYPGLVGAFLAQTNVTATLVKLDGAVESAVRLGVADAVADVVSTGSTLRKAGLEIFGPVILQSTAVLISSGVQNAGADTLLRRLQGVLVARQYVLMDYDVPRVHLDAATAVTPGIESPTISPLADPEWVAVRAMVPRTEMNLVMDSLWEVGARAILVSPIHAARL; from the coding sequence ATGCTGAAAATCGCGGTACCCAACAAGGGTTCGCTGTCGGAGACCGCTGCCCAGATGCTCGCCGAGGCCGGCTACCACGGCCGCCGCGACCCCCGGGAGCTCGTCACCCAGGACCCGCGGAACAACGTCGAGTTCTTCTACCTCCGCCCGCGTGACATCGCCACCTATGTCGGGTCGGGCGCGCTCGACGTCGGCATCACCGGCCGCGACCTGCTGCTCGACTCCGAGTCGCCGGCCACGGAGGTCGCCGAGCTGAACTTCGGCGAATCGACGTTCCGGTTCGCCGCTCCCGGCGGCCGGTTCGACAGCCTCGACCAGCTGCAGGGTCTCCGCGTCGCCACCAGCTACCCGGGCCTGGTCGGCGCGTTCCTCGCCCAGACGAACGTCACCGCCACGCTCGTCAAGCTCGACGGTGCCGTCGAATCCGCTGTGCGCCTCGGGGTCGCGGATGCTGTCGCCGACGTCGTCTCGACCGGCAGCACGCTCCGGAAGGCCGGGCTCGAGATCTTCGGGCCAGTCATCCTGCAGTCCACCGCCGTGCTGATCTCCTCCGGTGTGCAGAACGCCGGGGCCGACACCCTGCTCCGCCGCCTGCAGGGCGTGCTCGTCGCCCGCCAGTACGTGCTGATGGACTACGACGTGCCCCGCGTGCACCTCGACGCCGCGACCGCCGTCACCCCCGGCATCGAGTCGCCGACGATCTCCCCGCTGGCCGACCCCGAGTGGGTGGCCGTCCGCGCGATGGTCCCGCGAACCGAGATGAACCTCGTCATGGACTCCCTCTGGGAGGTCGGGGCGCGCGCCATCCTGGTCAGCCCGATCCACGCCGCGAGGCTGTGA
- the hisF gene encoding imidazole glycerol phosphate synthase subunit HisF translates to MTLAVRVIPCLDVAAGRVVKGVNFENLRDAGDPVELARLYSAQGADEITFLDVTATVDERDTTYDIVRRTAEQVFIPLTVGGGVRSAEDVARLLASGADKVGVNSAAIARPALLGEIADRFGAQVLVLSLDVKRSSSTDSGFVVTTHGGRRETDLDALAWAERAIELGAGELLVNSIDADGTKDGYDLELIRLMKSLSSVPVIASGGAGKLGDFPEAVGAGADAVLAASVFHNRELTIGDVKEALAERGVIVR, encoded by the coding sequence ATGACGCTCGCCGTCCGCGTCATCCCGTGCCTCGACGTGGCCGCTGGCCGTGTCGTCAAGGGTGTCAACTTCGAGAACCTGCGTGACGCGGGCGATCCCGTCGAGCTCGCACGCCTCTACAGCGCGCAGGGAGCGGACGAGATCACCTTCCTCGACGTGACCGCCACCGTCGACGAACGCGACACGACCTACGACATCGTGCGCCGCACGGCCGAGCAGGTCTTCATCCCGCTGACGGTCGGCGGGGGAGTGCGGAGCGCTGAAGACGTCGCCCGGCTGCTTGCGAGCGGGGCCGACAAGGTCGGCGTCAACAGCGCAGCCATCGCCCGCCCCGCGTTGCTCGGCGAGATCGCCGACCGCTTCGGCGCCCAGGTGCTCGTGCTCTCGCTCGACGTCAAACGCTCCTCCAGCACCGACTCCGGCTTCGTCGTCACCACGCACGGTGGCCGCCGCGAGACCGACCTGGATGCCCTGGCCTGGGCCGAACGCGCCATCGAACTCGGCGCGGGCGAACTGCTCGTCAACTCGATCGACGCCGACGGCACGAAGGACGGCTACGACCTCGAGCTGATCCGGCTCATGAAGTCCCTCAGCAGCGTGCCGGTCATTGCTTCAGGCGGCGCCGGCAAGCTCGGCGACTTCCCCGAGGCGGTCGGGGCGGGAGCCGACGCCGTGCTCGCGGCCTCCGTCTTCCACAACCGAGAACTGACCATCGGCGACGTCAAAGAGGCGCTGGCCGAGAGGGGAGTGATTGTCCGGTGA
- the hisI gene encoding phosphoribosyl-AMP cyclohydrolase — MGYTPESSDIIRELPIDVEAVIARASFDAKGLLPAVIQQFDTLEVLMVGWMDAEALRRTYTTGRVTFWSRSRQEYWRKGDTSGHAQYVHGAALDCDGDTLLVTVDQIGVACHTGTRTCFDGDPLAPVQGAPGATEG, encoded by the coding sequence ATGGGCTACACACCGGAGTCGAGCGACATCATCAGGGAGCTTCCCATCGATGTGGAAGCCGTGATCGCCCGCGCGAGCTTCGACGCGAAAGGCCTGCTGCCGGCCGTCATCCAGCAGTTCGACACGCTCGAAGTGCTGATGGTGGGGTGGATGGATGCCGAAGCCCTCCGCCGCACGTACACCACCGGGCGCGTGACCTTCTGGTCGCGCTCCCGCCAGGAGTACTGGCGGAAGGGCGACACCTCCGGCCACGCCCAGTACGTGCACGGCGCGGCGCTCGACTGCGATGGGGATACGCTTCTGGTGACGGTCGACCAGATCGGCGTCGCGTGCCACACCGGCACCCGAACCTGCTTCGACGGCGACCCTCTTGCTCCGGTGCAGGGTGCGCCGGGCGCTACCGAGGGATGA
- a CDS encoding anthranilate synthase component I, with product MAETPTTSTRREEFDALLSTHRVLPVIRTLFADGETPVGIYRKLSDNRPGTFLLESAAQGGVWSRFSFIGVSSYGVLSAEGDRAVWMGSGLSAARAFPQGMPAGPLEALAELYEEWKTPVIPGHPPLTGGLVGFIGWEAIRQIEHLPNRPPADFSMPSQALSFVSDLIAVDHLLGTVTLVSTVLADGAGLGGSGTAGAGGVRSGSRRRAAADEEKLSADELWRDAQTRLDSMQRRLAKPAEAWLAEADFGLSAVPDARTTRDEFLASIDVAKEHIRAGDIFQVVIAQRFDLACTAEPIDVYRVLRTLNPSPYLYLLNLESPAREPYAIVGSSPEALVKVAAGTAFTHPIAGSRPRGRTVEADLDLETELLADPKERAEHLMLVDLARNDLLKVCEAGSVEVTEFMRIERFSHIMHIVSSVEGTLAPEVTAIDVFRATFPAGTLSGAPKPRALQIIDDLEPAQRGLYGGVVGYFDFAGDADLAIAIRTAVIADGVARVQAGGGLVADSDPDSEFIESQNKAAAPLRAVAIANAMTRVG from the coding sequence ATGGCAGAGACTCCCACGACTTCGACCAGGCGAGAAGAGTTCGACGCGCTCCTCTCGACGCACCGGGTGCTGCCGGTCATCCGCACTCTCTTCGCCGACGGTGAGACCCCGGTGGGCATCTACCGGAAGCTCAGCGACAACCGGCCGGGCACCTTCCTGCTCGAGTCGGCGGCGCAGGGCGGCGTGTGGTCGCGGTTCTCCTTCATCGGGGTGTCGAGCTACGGCGTGCTGAGCGCAGAGGGCGACCGCGCCGTCTGGATGGGCTCCGGGTTGAGCGCGGCACGCGCCTTCCCACAGGGCATGCCCGCCGGCCCCCTCGAAGCCCTCGCGGAGCTCTACGAGGAGTGGAAGACCCCGGTCATCCCCGGGCACCCGCCCCTCACCGGCGGGCTCGTCGGTTTCATCGGCTGGGAGGCCATCCGCCAGATCGAGCACCTGCCGAACCGGCCCCCCGCCGACTTCAGCATGCCGAGCCAGGCCCTCTCGTTCGTCTCCGACCTGATCGCGGTCGACCACCTGCTCGGCACGGTGACACTCGTTTCGACAGTGCTGGCGGACGGCGCTGGCCTCGGTGGCAGTGGCACCGCCGGCGCGGGCGGGGTCCGTTCCGGTTCCCGCAGGCGCGCCGCGGCAGACGAGGAGAAGCTGAGCGCCGACGAGTTGTGGCGCGACGCCCAGACCCGCCTCGACTCGATGCAGCGCCGGCTGGCGAAGCCCGCGGAGGCGTGGCTCGCCGAGGCCGACTTCGGCCTGTCGGCGGTTCCGGATGCCCGCACCACCCGCGACGAGTTCCTGGCGTCGATCGACGTGGCCAAAGAGCACATCCGCGCCGGCGACATCTTCCAGGTCGTGATCGCCCAGCGTTTCGACCTCGCGTGCACCGCGGAACCGATCGACGTCTACCGGGTGCTCCGCACCCTGAACCCGAGCCCGTACCTCTATCTGCTGAACCTCGAGTCACCGGCCCGCGAGCCCTACGCGATCGTGGGTTCGAGCCCCGAGGCTCTGGTGAAGGTCGCCGCGGGCACCGCCTTCACCCACCCCATCGCCGGCTCCCGGCCGCGCGGCCGCACGGTGGAGGCCGACCTCGACCTCGAGACCGAACTGCTGGCCGACCCGAAGGAGCGAGCGGAGCACCTGATGCTCGTCGACCTCGCTCGGAACGACCTGCTGAAGGTCTGCGAAGCCGGATCCGTCGAGGTGACCGAGTTCATGCGCATCGAGCGGTTCAGTCACATCATGCACATCGTCTCCTCGGTCGAAGGCACCCTCGCCCCCGAGGTGACGGCGATCGACGTGTTCCGGGCGACGTTCCCCGCGGGCACCCTCTCCGGCGCACCGAAGCCGCGTGCCCTGCAGATCATCGACGACCTGGAACCCGCCCAGCGCGGGCTCTACGGGGGAGTGGTGGGCTACTTCGACTTCGCCGGGGACGCCGACCTGGCCATCGCGATCCGCACGGCTGTCATCGCCGACGGAGTGGCGCGCGTGCAGGCCGGCGGCGGGCTCGTCGCCGACTCGGACCCCGATTCCGAGTTCATCGAATCCCAGAACAAGGCGGCGGCACCGCTCCGCGCGGTGGCGATCGCGAACGCGATGACGAGGGTCGGATGA
- a CDS encoding Trp biosynthesis-associated membrane protein, with protein sequence MTGGTGATGTPGAAEPVLSETELRASRARRLKSYTILAVIVWSGLVFLAWSQPWFSLHAQGRAGDIVTVTVQGAVAAPALSALALAGLALSAALAIAGPVIRIVLGALEFALGLSITVSSVSALADPVQAGQSAITTATGVAGTSSIGQIATASGTELWPFLAIASGALMALTGILIIVSVRRWPASGRKYQPVTFAASDGRTSGNPADLLVDEPAPKAPARDVNTTRTAAVDNWDSLTRGQDPTD encoded by the coding sequence ATGACCGGCGGTACGGGAGCGACAGGCACTCCGGGCGCTGCAGAGCCGGTGCTCAGCGAGACGGAGCTCCGAGCATCCAGAGCACGCCGGCTGAAGTCGTACACGATCCTGGCCGTCATCGTCTGGAGTGGGCTCGTCTTCCTCGCCTGGTCGCAGCCGTGGTTCAGCCTGCACGCCCAGGGCCGTGCCGGCGACATCGTCACCGTCACGGTGCAGGGCGCGGTCGCGGCTCCCGCCCTCTCGGCCCTCGCCCTCGCAGGGCTGGCACTGTCGGCCGCCCTCGCCATCGCCGGCCCTGTCATCCGGATCGTGCTCGGCGCCCTCGAGTTCGCGCTCGGACTCTCGATCACCGTCTCGTCCGTGTCAGCCCTGGCCGACCCCGTGCAGGCCGGGCAGTCCGCGATCACGACGGCGACGGGCGTCGCCGGCACGTCGTCGATCGGCCAGATCGCCACCGCTTCGGGCACGGAGCTCTGGCCGTTCCTCGCGATCGCCAGCGGCGCGCTGATGGCGCTGACGGGCATCCTGATCATCGTCTCGGTGCGCCGCTGGCCCGCCTCGGGCCGCAAGTACCAGCCGGTGACCTTCGCCGCATCCGACGGCCGCACATCGGGCAACCCCGCCGATCTGCTGGTCGACGAGCCGGCCCCGAAGGCACCCGCGCGTGACGTCAACACCACGCGTACCGCGGCGGTCGACAACTGGGACAGCCTCACCCGCGGCCAGGACCCGACGGACTGA
- a CDS encoding DUF6704 family protein, which yields MSIESEEPGHGSSTASWTAVVIMLVAFAIGTTAFFFSIVWLVWASVALLIVGLLVGYGLAKAGYGVGGAKSAARGH from the coding sequence ATGAGCATCGAGTCAGAAGAACCGGGCCACGGCAGTTCGACCGCATCGTGGACCGCCGTCGTCATCATGCTGGTGGCCTTCGCCATCGGCACGACCGCCTTCTTCTTCAGCATCGTGTGGCTTGTCTGGGCGTCCGTTGCCCTCCTGATCGTCGGTCTGCTGGTGGGCTACGGGCTCGCCAAGGCCGGCTACGGCGTCGGCGGCGCCAAGTCTGCCGCCCGGGGGCACTGA
- the trpC gene encoding indole-3-glycerol phosphate synthase TrpC, with product MLSSLTAGAAEDAAARLELVPFDEVERRALAAPPALDALAFLAPAERVKIIAEVKRSSPSRGALAAISDPAALASTYQSAGASTVSVLTEGRKFKGTLEDLELVRDAVSIPVLRKDFITLDYQVFEARAAGADLVLLIVAALDQAQLAHLQELIQSLGMTALVETHSADEVERALDVGASLIGVNARNLSTFELDRDLFGTLADRIPAGIVRVAESAVKTAADVSHYRSSGADVVLVGEALVTGDPARTLEEFLGVS from the coding sequence GTGCTCTCCTCCCTGACCGCCGGGGCTGCTGAAGACGCAGCGGCGCGGCTCGAACTCGTTCCCTTCGACGAGGTCGAGCGCAGGGCGCTGGCCGCCCCGCCCGCGCTCGATGCCCTGGCCTTCCTCGCACCGGCCGAACGTGTCAAGATCATCGCCGAGGTGAAACGCTCGAGTCCTTCGCGCGGTGCCCTCGCCGCCATCAGCGACCCAGCCGCCCTCGCCTCCACCTACCAGTCGGCCGGCGCCAGCACCGTGAGTGTGCTCACCGAGGGCCGCAAGTTCAAAGGCACGCTCGAAGACCTCGAACTCGTGCGTGACGCCGTCTCCATCCCGGTGCTCCGGAAAGACTTCATCACCCTCGACTACCAGGTCTTCGAGGCTCGCGCGGCGGGGGCCGACCTCGTTCTGCTGATCGTCGCCGCGCTCGACCAGGCGCAGCTCGCCCACCTCCAGGAGCTCATCCAGTCCCTCGGCATGACCGCCCTGGTCGAGACGCACTCCGCCGACGAGGTCGAACGGGCACTCGACGTGGGTGCCTCCCTGATCGGGGTCAACGCCCGCAACCTGTCGACGTTCGAGCTCGACCGCGACCTCTTCGGCACTCTCGCCGACCGCATCCCGGCCGGCATCGTCCGTGTCGCCGAGTCCGCCGTGAAGACGGCGGCCGATGTCAGCCACTACCGCTCGAGCGGCGCCGACGTGGTGCTCGTGGGGGAGGCGCTCGTCACGGGCGACCCCGCGCGCACCCTCGAAGAATTCCTGGGAGTCTCATGA
- the trpB gene encoding tryptophan synthase subunit beta codes for MTTHLRDEQGPFFGEFGGRFMPESLIAALDEISVAYGEAKNDPAFAAELTELHRSYTGRPSILTEVPRFAKHAGNARIILKREDLNHTGSHKINNVLGQALLAKRLGKTRLIAETGAGQHGVATATAAALMGMSCVVYMGEVDTERQALNVARMRLLGAEVIPVTTGTRTLKDALNEAFRDWVANVEDTHYVLGTVAGPHPFPVMVRDFHKIIGEEARQQVLDLTGALPDAVVACVGGGSNAIGIFHAFLDDPDVTLIGYEAAGDGVDTLRHAATITMGRPGVLHGSRSMMLQDEDGQTLDSHSISAGLDYPGVGPEHAWLASIGRAQYVPVTDSEAMAAFRLLCQTEGIIPAIESAHALAGALELGRELGEGAVILLNLSGRGDKDVETAARYFGVLDEVALVATELEASSLEPGELASDALTDELRAGSGEAAELASGRGVQL; via the coding sequence ATGACCACGCACCTCCGCGACGAGCAGGGGCCGTTCTTCGGCGAGTTCGGCGGGAGGTTCATGCCCGAGTCGCTCATCGCCGCGCTCGACGAGATCTCCGTCGCCTACGGCGAGGCCAAGAACGACCCGGCCTTCGCTGCCGAGCTCACCGAGCTCCACAGGAGCTACACCGGTCGTCCCTCGATCCTCACCGAGGTTCCCCGGTTCGCGAAGCATGCGGGCAACGCCCGCATCATCCTGAAGCGTGAAGACCTGAACCACACCGGCTCGCACAAGATCAACAATGTGCTCGGCCAGGCCCTGCTCGCGAAGCGGCTCGGCAAGACCCGCCTGATCGCCGAGACCGGCGCGGGCCAGCACGGCGTCGCCACGGCGACCGCGGCCGCCCTGATGGGCATGAGCTGCGTCGTCTACATGGGTGAGGTCGACACCGAGCGCCAGGCGCTGAACGTCGCCCGGATGAGGCTGCTGGGCGCCGAGGTCATCCCCGTGACGACGGGAACCCGCACCCTGAAGGACGCCCTCAACGAGGCCTTCCGCGACTGGGTCGCCAACGTCGAAGACACCCACTACGTGCTCGGCACCGTGGCCGGCCCGCATCCGTTCCCCGTCATGGTGCGCGACTTCCACAAGATCATCGGCGAGGAGGCGCGCCAGCAGGTGCTCGACCTCACCGGAGCGCTGCCCGACGCCGTGGTCGCCTGTGTCGGCGGGGGTTCGAACGCCATCGGCATCTTCCACGCCTTCCTCGACGATCCGGATGTCACGCTGATCGGCTACGAGGCAGCCGGCGACGGTGTCGACACCCTCCGCCACGCCGCAACGATCACGATGGGCCGCCCGGGAGTGCTGCACGGCTCCCGCAGCATGATGCTGCAGGACGAAGATGGCCAGACCCTCGACTCGCACTCGATCTCCGCGGGTCTCGACTACCCGGGTGTCGGCCCCGAGCACGCCTGGCTGGCGTCGATCGGCCGGGCCCAGTACGTTCCCGTGACCGACTCCGAGGCGATGGCGGCGTTCCGCCTGCTCTGCCAGACCGAAGGGATCATCCCGGCCATCGAGTCGGCGCACGCCCTGGCCGGTGCCCTGGAGCTCGGCCGCGAGCTCGGTGAGGGTGCGGTCATCCTGCTGAACCTGAGCGGTCGCGGCGACAAAGACGTGGAGACGGCGGCACGCTACTTCGGCGTGCTCGACGAGGTCGCTCTCGTCGCCACCGAACTCGAGGCGAGTTCCCTCGAGCCGGGCGAGCTGGCCAGCGACGCCCTGACCGACGAGCTCCGAGCGGGCTCCGGGGAAGCGGCCGAGCTCGCCTCCGGTCGAGGAGTGCAGCTGTGA